The following proteins are encoded in a genomic region of Glycine soja cultivar W05 chromosome 17, ASM419377v2, whole genome shotgun sequence:
- the LOC114392167 gene encoding bZIP transcription factor 11-like → MASSSGTSSTSILLQSSGSEEDLQLLMEQRKKKRKQSNRESARRSRMRKQKHLDDLIAQVDLLKKQKSLTLKKVNITTQHCLKVEAENSILRAQKTELTQSLQSLNDIINLINTTTTFDHNNYYYNNNNNNNNNNNFMMNPMHMAYLNQPIVATADNNMFLW, encoded by the coding sequence ATGGCCTCATCTAGTGGAACATCGAGCACGTCCATTCTTCTTCAGAGCTCTggctctgaggaggatttgcaGCTTCTGATggaacaaagaaaaaagaagagaaagcaaTCGAACCGCGAATCGGCCAGAAGATCAAGAATGAGAAAGCAGAAGCACTTGGATGATCTCATTGCACAAGTTGACCTCCTCAAGAAACAAAAGAGCCTAACCCTCAAGAAAGTGAACATCACCACACAACACTGTCTCAAGGTTGAGGCTGAAAATTCCATTCTCAGGGCCCAGAAGACTGAACTCACACAAAGCCTTCAATCACTCAATGATATCATCAATCTCATCAACACGACCACCACTTTTGATCATAACAATTattattacaataataataataataataacaataataataatttcatgaTGAATCCCATGCACATGGCATATCTTAACCAACCAATTGTGGCCACTGCAGACAACAACATGTTTCTGTGGTGA